The following coding sequences lie in one Xanthomonas hortorum pv. pelargonii genomic window:
- a CDS encoding M14 family metallopeptidase: protein MLAATLFAAAHANAQTIDTSAPLPPVRAWHGASEALIVKPGDPWSTPVERNDFASTPSYDETRAWLERLVAASPLLSLEVFGKSSEGRDLLLVRAHKGTPGKPVVLAQAAIHAGEIDGKDAGLMLLRDIAQRGKDHLLDQVDFVFVPIFNADGHEQRGPLIGAALRGPQQMGWNTTTRGINLNRDYLNLEAPETRAMVALLHTLDPALYIDLHVSGGLDHQYDITFTFAGWGTYARSRATADWLQQRFTPAMNTALRSQGHEPAIYPSLIDEDEPRSGLRYAPEGPRYSTGYGDFAGIPTVLVENHRLKSYRQRVLGDYVLLEEALRVVGRDARKIDAAKRADRAARPQELMVAWERLQQPIAHVPFKGVSYTRALSPVSGRQELRWEGRDETWTMPVIGYRQTQAVRYPLAWWIPPGNDDVVELLKAHGITFERLQQPHQVKVQQIRVVKEAGIQTPHADTLQETFAAGSIRVPADQPMRMLAAALLEPQSSDSLLASGRFRNAGSPDSGLYGAELVDFTERVLRSDATLRAEFERKLADDAAFRADGDARLQWIYARSPYAAINGWRYPVRRQLAE from the coding sequence TTGCTCGCGGCGACGCTGTTCGCTGCCGCACACGCCAACGCGCAGACCATCGACACCAGCGCACCACTGCCGCCGGTGCGCGCCTGGCATGGCGCCAGCGAGGCATTGATCGTCAAGCCGGGCGATCCGTGGAGCACGCCGGTGGAGCGCAACGATTTCGCCAGCACGCCCAGCTATGACGAAACGCGCGCGTGGCTGGAACGCCTGGTCGCCGCCTCGCCGCTGCTGTCGTTGGAAGTATTCGGCAAGAGCAGTGAGGGCCGCGATTTGCTGCTGGTGCGCGCGCACAAGGGCACACCCGGCAAGCCGGTGGTGCTGGCGCAGGCGGCCATTCATGCCGGCGAAATCGACGGCAAGGATGCCGGCTTGATGTTGCTGCGCGATATCGCCCAACGCGGCAAAGATCACCTGCTCGACCAGGTGGATTTCGTGTTCGTGCCGATCTTCAATGCCGATGGTCACGAGCAACGCGGCCCGCTGATCGGCGCCGCCCTGCGCGGCCCGCAACAGATGGGCTGGAACACCACCACACGCGGCATCAATCTCAACCGCGATTACCTCAACCTGGAAGCGCCGGAAACGCGCGCGATGGTCGCGTTGCTGCATACACTCGATCCGGCGCTCTACATCGATCTGCATGTCAGCGGCGGGCTGGATCATCAGTACGACATCACCTTTACCTTCGCCGGTTGGGGCACCTACGCACGCTCGCGCGCCACTGCCGACTGGCTGCAGCAGCGCTTCACGCCGGCAATGAACACCGCGCTGCGCAGCCAGGGCCATGAGCCTGCGATCTACCCGAGCCTGATCGACGAAGACGAGCCGCGCTCGGGCCTGCGTTACGCACCGGAAGGCCCGCGCTATTCCACCGGGTATGGCGATTTTGCCGGCATTCCCACCGTGCTGGTGGAGAACCATCGTTTGAAGTCGTACCGGCAGCGCGTGCTCGGCGACTACGTGTTGCTGGAAGAAGCGCTGCGCGTGGTCGGCCGCGATGCCAGGAAAATCGACGCAGCCAAGCGCGCCGATCGCGCCGCACGCCCGCAGGAATTGATGGTTGCCTGGGAACGCCTGCAACAGCCGATCGCCCATGTGCCGTTCAAAGGCGTGAGCTACACCCGCGCGCTCTCGCCAGTGTCCGGCCGGCAGGAGCTGCGCTGGGAAGGCCGCGATGAAACCTGGACCATGCCGGTGATCGGCTATCGCCAGACCCAGGCGGTGCGCTACCCGCTCGCTTGGTGGATTCCGCCCGGCAACGACGATGTGGTCGAACTGCTCAAGGCACACGGCATTACATTCGAACGCTTGCAGCAACCGCACCAGGTGAAGGTGCAGCAGATCCGCGTGGTCAAGGAGGCCGGCATCCAGACGCCGCACGCCGACACCCTGCAGGAAACCTTTGCCGCCGGCAGCATCCGCGTGCCCGCCGATCAACCGATGCGCATGCTGGCGGCAGCGTTGCTGGAACCGCAGAGCAGCGATTCGCTGCTGGCCAGCGGGCGTTTCCGCAATGCGGGCAGCCCCGACAGTGGCTTGTACGGCGCCGAGCTGGTGGACTTCACCGAGCGCGTGTTGCGCAGCGACGCAACCCTGCGCGCCGAGTTCGAACGCAAGCTTGCAGACGATGCCGCATTCCGCGCCGATGGCGATGCACGCTTGCAATGGATCTATGCACGCTCGCCGTATGCGGCGATCAATGGCTGGCGTTATCCGGTGCGGCGTCAGCTGGCAGAATGA